TGACAAGCATCTCAGCAGAGCCAAGAGTGGACAGTTGCCCACTTAGGCCAGGCTCTGACTCCTCCTGGCTAGATAGCATCTCTGCACGCAGAGAACTAGCCAAGCTTGTTCATGCTCTCCTTCTTCCCCAGCCCACAGGGTTGATCCGAGGAGCAAGACTCGGGCCAACAACGAGGGTTCCTGTGCTCTGACGTCAGCACTGGCCCTCTCTCTGACGCTCTGCTCTAATGAGAACAGCGGCCCACTGGCATTTGGCCTCCAGACCCCCTCCTCTGCGGTGAGCCATGGATGCTTTTTAAAGCACTGACTAAAGTGTGGGATTAAGCAGCCCAGGTTTGTGGCCTCCACTGCCCTTTCCCACAGGATGAGAAGCAGTACTGGCTGAGCGGGAGTGGGTGCTCCCTGCCCAGTGGGTTGGCACAGGCTGGGACAGGCATGGCTCCCCAGCTCCGCCAAGGCTGTGATGATCTGGCCTGGTTAGTGGAGGCTGTTCCTGTCCCAGCAGAGCCCTGTGTCCTCATTCCCTGTGCGGGATGAACCTGGCAGCCCCAGGATTTGGGACTGCAAGGTCTATGCTTTTTCTCTGCCTGTGAGGCCAAACAACCAGGACTCAGCCTGCACACTCCATCCCTGCTGGACTTGCTGGACCTGCCAGCTCAGGCTCCCTGACTGGTTGTTGCTCCACACAGCAAAGACTCTAGTTCCAAGTCTAATCCCCAAGcaccctttcttttctttatatttagctTCCATATCAAGGAGGACTCACATCAGAACACTCAGAaaacccagggctacacagaataGTGAAATGAGGCAAGGGCTGGGATACCCTGTTTTCACTTGGGGTACCACCAAGCTCAAGTCTCCCAAACAAGCCACTTTCCCAAcacaattacatatatacattacaaacacacacacacacacacgtgtacacacacatgcatacacacacatagatatacacacaccctacaatacacacataaacacataccctacaacacacacacacataccctataGCACACCAGACACATagcctataacacacacacataaacactatacatgcacatatcatacacacctatacatataCCCCACACACTATACTATAGACAGACATACCACTATAGTCACACAAATACATTAcacaatagacacacacacatcatagacTTTACATGTAAACCTATGCACAGACCACCCcccacatcatatacacatacacaaacccatacaccacagacacacatacactatagTTATGTACACTACACATGCATCATAAATACCACTCCCCATAGGTTATTCACTGTGGAAAGTTGGGGTGTCCCTTAGTAGGGCTCCCTCAGCCCGAGATCCCTACATGTGACTCACAGAAACAGCGGTGTCCACTCGGGTGTCTCTAGGACAGTAAGAAGCTCCCTGGTCTCTTCCTGCCCTCAGCTCAGTGAGGACGGGTGAAGAATGTGTTCTGGGAGCCTTGTAACCGTCTTAAATATAGCAGCGCTGAGACAGTGCGGTGACAATGGATGggtggaggcagaggggagggctGTCTCTTCCTGCCAGCGCTGCTGGGCAGCAGCAACAGGTGGGGTGGCCCTCACCCCCTCCTGCtactcctcccccacctctggcTTTTCTACCCCACCCTGCCTAGAGTAAGAACCATGCCTCGGGCTCCAGCCTGGCTTGGGGAAAGTGGACACACATGTTCTCAGCTATAGAAGTTGAATGGCAACTGTCCTTCCAGTTGCAGGGCACCCTGGGGAAGGTTTTCAGCTTTTCCAATCTGAAATCCTTCCTGGGAGACAGAGAGTGTCAGGGTACCCAGCTGGCTTCATGCAGACAGCGCAGAGAGTGTGACCTAAACTTGAGAACTTCCATTCTCTTCCGCTAAGGAGGAGATGCGTGGCTTCTTCCTGTCTATTACCCCAGCAGTTACTGGCACTGCTCCCGGTCGGCCCATGGTTGTGCGCCGTGAGACAGGGCCAGAACAGGGGCTAGGGAGCCATGAGGAAGGGACACAGCCATCCAGAGCATGTGCAGATCTGGGAAGGCTGTGCCAGCTCCAGGTCAGAGAATATGGCTTCACTACCAGCCTCTTCCTCAAAGCACAGGCACTAAGGTCAACGCTGCCAGCTGCTCTTCCTACAGCTTCGAAGGCTGCTCCCTGGGGAGAGGGAGTGAGCAGGCACTGAGCTCTCAATCCTAATCTTAATCTCCTGCCTCACTTGAAAAGCCCTTTCTAAGCTTCCCTGATTCACCTCTTCCCCAGGCCAGAGTCCTGTAGCAACTCCGGGGGAAGATGCTGGCATATTCCACTcagttgtttcttccttccttgcttgcttccttgcttcctctttctttctttctttctttctttctttctttctttctttctcttccttcccttctctctcatctctttctttctttctctttcttttctttttttttcaaggaaaattCACGTATAtgcatgttttgcttgcatatatgtatgtgcatcacatgcatgcctagtgactgcagaggccagaagagggcattagatcccccagagctggagctacaaatggctgtgagccagaTACCCTGACACACTGTCTCTCTCAGGAAGGAATTCAGATCAGAGAAGCCGAAAACTTCCCCAGGGTACCCTGCAACTGGAAGGACAGTTGCAAACAAACTTCTAAAGTTGGGAACACGAGGAGTCCACTTTCCTCAAACCAGGCTAAAGCCCAGGCAGttcctggaggcagggactgggGTGGGGAAGGCTAGAGGTGGGGTAGGACCAGCAGGAGGGGGGCCACCCCACTAGGTGAGAGGCTGGGAATCaatcttgggtcctctggaagagcacccagtgttcTAACACTGAAACCATCCCTGCAGCACTCAATCATACTTTTGGgggttgttattttgagacaaggttttgttatgtagcccaggctaacttgcAACTGACAATCTACCTGCCCCAGTCTTGACTGCCACGATTTCAAGCATACACCCCTACCCTCCCCATTTTCTGTTATCCCTGTCAAGAAAGAGTTTCTCTGAACTCAGAAAACTGTGTGATGGCTAAGTGTGATATGCCTCTGTCCAGTAGAACACAGTCCCTTAAACAGGCCCTGGTTGTCCCTCCCTCTGAGGCAGACTAACGAGATGAACTCAGGCACATGTCAGAGTTGTGGGCACCTCAGATCCCGTTCAGGATCCCTTTCAGTCCCTGGCTTTATAGCTTAAGCAAGTCACCTTGTTGTGGTTTATCTATACTCCAGGGGAcagtaatgacttacagtcttcTGGTAGGGCATGGTGCTGcagacctgtaatctcagcatccaggaggctgaggcagatgcaTCCAAGCATCCAGACCCAGCGTAGGTTACacactgagaccttgtctccaactGGATCCGCTGAAAGAAAGGGTCCCAGTAGAATCCACAGCCTCCCCCACAACATCAGACATACTATAGACAGTTGATAGACCAGGGCTATACTGGGCACTCCCCAACTCTGGGGATATTGAAGGGCTTACCTCACTCCATCCATCTGGGCCTGGGGTATGCCTCAGCTGATCACGCATGGTGATGTAGCCCCATTTCACTGGGTCCTTTGTAAGTACAGTCAAACCTTAGTCAAGAAACTGAGCAGACTAAGAGGATTCAAGTAACGCAGATCTTTGCTTAGATGTTAGGCACAGGCACTGCTATTTCCAAATGAGGACCTGCTCTCctttctttatcatcatcatcatcatcatcatcatcatcatcatcatcatcatcattttaatttgagacaagtctcactatatagccgaggctggcctcaaacccatgaTCCTCAGTACcttgagtgatgggattacaagtgtgtgacATCAAGTTCGGcctccagcctcccagcctccatcCTGAGCCTCGGTTTCTTTAAATGTAGCCTGGAGAACGTTTTAGATATCAGGGGTGTTGACTTGTCTTGTTCTCTCTGTCCTTACCCCAAAGGAAATAATTCCTGCAATATAGCTCTGTCCTCAACTTGACTTTACAAATGAatggaaagccaggcatggtagtgcatgccgcttgggaggccaagacaggaggaccaggagttcgaATTTTCCCTAGACTACATAACAGGGTTGAGATCAACCTgtgctacataagaccctgtctcaaaataaataaatcaaaatgagtGGATAAATACTGTCTCAATCGATTTGGTCTGGTATAGACCAGGTCATTCTTAAAGGATAACATTTTGTGCCgacagaaggaggctatcatccttgcagccatcttgagccatataccctggcaagagacttgattacatcagcctacaacagctgagcacattctgataacatcttgctttagatacccaggatcttcccttgggtgtgtgagacttaaaggtgtgatttagaaacttaagggagtgacttagtgatcagatttagagataagacctaagggcatgacttaagggcatggcttagaagtgagacatataaaaggcgagaggcagacagaaaagttgagtacaacttggagtaagaattaggcattgaagaagacacttggactagagaactcagaagaaattattagtaggtagtaggcacttagcacttggagaaagaacttggaacttggaggcactagggactagggactaggaactagggactaggaactcaagacttgggacttggagagaaaaagagagactgaagaataaacgggattgaaccacactctgtctggtctccattccccgtgtcagtcctcactctctctcttgctgaaccccgacctgcagactggagcagcttggggcagtatgagccggaacaatttagcccccaaggcttttggcagtgcgggttccaacattgacagagcggtcgatccgtgacattttggcgcctaacgtggggaagctcgggccgcaacattttgggcccccaaacgtgggccagagTGGTTTTTAACAACATTTGTTACCATTCTGAAGGCACAAAAGTCCAAGGTCAAGTCTCACTTTccatatgtcttagttagggtttctgttactatgatgagacaccatggccaaaagcaagttggggaggaaagggtttattcaggttACAGTTTCACATCctagtccatcattgaagaaagccaggacaggaactcaaacagaaatctggaggcaggagccaatgcagaggccatggaggggtgccacttactggcttgctcagactgatttttttaatagaacacaggaccaccagcccagggatggcaccacccacaatgggatgggttctcccccatcaaccactaattaagaaaatgctctacaggtttgcctacagtctgatcttacagaagcattttttcaattgaggctctctcttctcagatgactttagtttaGTAGACATGAAACTAACCAGCTCACCACACCTCAGACAGTTCTTCTGGTTGGGtcttcatgtgacagaagagCTGAAGAGGTTAGGACATGCCACCAACCCCCTCATCATGACCTAATCAGGCTATAAAGACCCCAGCGCTTGACCCAGTTGTGTTAACGGTTAAGTTTCAGCATCTGAGAGCtctggagatggttcagtgggtaaactgCTTGTAGAGCAATCTTGAGGAGCTGAGCCAGGCATgtggctgtaattccagcataAGGAGGCAGATACAGGAGGATTCTGGGATCTTGATGGTCAGCCAGtttagccaatcagtgagctccaggttcaaggaGAGACTCTCAGAAAATAAGATAGGGCATGATTGGAGAAGACACaaatgttgacttctggccttcTCACAGTTGCCTgtgcacacacttatacacacacacgcacatatacacatgtgcacatgcatcacatgtgtacacacatacatacacatgcagggcacatgcatacacacatgacacatgcacacacatacacacatgcacacacacatgttggtGAACTTTTTGCACTACTTTGTTGGGTCCTTATATCTACCACCCTTATTCCACCCTAATCTCTTCCAACCTCCCAACActaggtagaagagaaagaaggttagaggggaaagggagagttGATCTCTTTTGATTACTACCTGCTGATTAGAGACATCGTGTACCTTGGGGGAAGGTTCAGTCTTAGTCATTGTAAGGATATCTacagtttcttcttctcttcacTTTGCTCACAATCACTTGACAAACCACAACAGGAACCAGCTGCAGTGGAAGTAACAACCTCCTCGGAGTGAGCTTAGCCCCTCTGGGGACTCTGGCATTTATACTCTcttgaaaagttcccagaattccaaacattacACACTCATAGAAAagatctgcagctggcaaaaccacacccttgctagagcacgaggcaaatcatagtcacctgCTGTGAAGTGGTCTCTTAAGCCGTGCCTGGGATTAAAGTAAAAACACATTCACATAATATAGCTGGGTTTCtaaaagaaaccagaattctcattacacacacacgcacacgcacacacacacacacacacacacacacacacacacgcacgcacgcaagcgcgcacatgcatgcacaccatggCTACTTGTCTTGCTGAATGGTTGTGAGACTAAATTGTGATCAAATGCAGGAAATGCTTGGCTCAGCCTCTCAATTCTATTTCCACCTCCCTACTCTTCCctcctttgtcttttattttcttggtcCACAACCGATTTTTCCCAAAGAGCTGTCCATGGCTGATGGCGCCAACTTCGGGTTGCCGTGGAGACGTGCCTACTTAGATGTCTCCTTCCTGCAAGTCCTCTGAGATTCTGGGTCTACTCCAGTCTCTTCCTGTGCGTTGTAGCTCTCACTCTGGTTCATTCCAGCTGCCGTCCTCCTTTATGCAGGGGAAGCATCCTGGTCTCCTTCCTTCTTATATCCAAAGgaaaaatggatggaagtagCAGGGGACCTCATATCCTGACTCTCAACACAGTGAGGATCCAAAGGAAGCAGggcgccctccctccctccctccctccctccccccccccgcccctttcATTATGCCTGACTCAGCTGCTGTCCTGTTTCATCCAGCCACAGATGTACCTCCTCCTGTAGTCCAGTGTATCCACTCTATGCTACACACCGCATCATTCAGTCAGACTGGCTTTGGTACTTAGTATTTGTGTTAAGTAACTTTACTGCACTTCCTACATTGCCGTTCCATTGTTTGTTTGTCCCTTCCTGCCTGCTTCACAAATTCAGCTTTATCACAGAGCAGAGCGTGTGCAGGATCGGTAGCGTCTGTGGCTTCAAAGCATCGTCTGGATGAGACACTGTCATCTTCACACTTGGAAAACCAGACAACTGCatcaccaaaaccaaaccaaacaaaacccacaaaccaTGCTGTTTTAGGTGAGTTTACCATTTATGTTGGGCTGCACTCACAGCTCTCCTTGTCTGTGCATAGGGGTCCAGGGTCTTGGAACGTTCCCTGGAGGATAAGGTTGTGGGGATGCCGAGGTCACTATTCTTTTATCCCTGGCTCTGCCTTTCCTTGCTAGGCAGGTGATTTGGAGACTCCTGGGTAGGTCAGGGCACAGCAGTCAGGACTGGAGACTTTCCAGGCTACTGGGTCAGAGTATAAGGCTCTCAGAAAAGCAGAGCTTACCATCTAGCCCTGGTGGGACTTTGACAGCCTGTCTTGTAGCAGGCAGGATCCAGCCCAGCTATGGGCCTGGGATGACagaggaggggtgtgtgtggtgaTCAATCTGAGAGAGGCCCTCAAAAGAAGGCTGCAGGGGTCCTCCTCAGACACTCCAGCTTCTCCCTCATTTACGTTATGGTTGCCACACATACATCCCTGGGAGCTGACAGCCAGTTTATAGCCTTCCATAAAAGTGCTCTGTAACCCTGGTTGTACTGACCAGGCGAGAACAGGCCAGCCATTCAGTTGTAAACAAAGTGAAGAAGGTTAACCTTTGGCCTGAGATTTGGAGTCAGTGACCTTGCAGGGAGGTTAAATATTAATGACATATAGATAAGAGACCCACCTGTCACCCTGTATCATTAAGGGGATCTGGtggggaaaagaaggggaaacaCAGGTGAACACGGCAGAAGGACACAGTGTACCTCTGGAGGACCACGATGATGCAATTAGAGGAGTCTGGTGTTACCTCTCAGAAATCTAGAGCAAGAAGGTGATGAGGAGGGCACCTATCTCTCCTTAGGGCCTCCCTACTTTGTGTTCTGCCAAACTCAACCCCTCAAAATTCAAACAGGACAGAAAGCATCCACCCTTGGCACAAAAAGCCTTGTGTTTGCCTGTAGACTCCCCAGCAGGGCCTTCCATTGGCCTGGGCCTTGGGTTCCTCCTGGTAAGTCCAATCTGAAAGCGATATGACAGATACAGCTTCCTGACAGCAGAGAGTAAAGGCTTCTTCATGCTGTATGCAGGCACAAGCCAGAGGGCCAGGGTGGTACAAAGCCAATGATGTGTCTTGAGGTGGGGCAGACAGAGGCCTGGGGCTCCCTCCAGGCAAAGAAGGCCCTGTGAGATGGCCTCTGCCCAAACAGCTTCTACCTGCAGCCTCAAAGAGAAGGCTCTGTGCCATTCATTGCTTCTCTGGGCCTGTTTCCAGAAGGCTTTGTAGAGACTCCTCTTGTCTTCCCTAGATAGTCCAGTTCTTGCCTGCAACAGTCTCTACTTCGTGAGAAAACGCCCATGAACCCATGTGAACAGAAGGAGGCCCTCCTTGTgtttccagatttaaaaaaaaaatcccagtgggAGATAGCAGCCAAGTGGTGGTCCCCACCCATGTGCTGGCCGCCACAAAGCAATTCCCAGACATGAATGCCCTCCTTGGCACCGCCTCAGATGGTAAATATGATGATACCCATTTCATTGATGGGGAGGCTGAGGTCTGAGCTCATTCACTTGCTTGATGCCCTGTACATGATAGGTGAAGAGGCTGGAAATGTGAGCCCAGACAGGCTGAGACTCCAAAGCCTTTGGGTTCCAAGGTGCCATGTTCCTTTCTAATGCTTTTCTCTGGACCCCTGCCTGCAGAAAAGTTTTATGTGACATCACTCACAATCCCCCTGATGGATTGAGGAGTCACTCCTGGGTGAAGGCACCCACACCAGAGCAAAGAAGGGTTCCCTGACTGGAAGGGAGCCTCTACCACCTTCTACCCTCAAGTCTTGTCTCTGTGTGGCTACGGCTAAAGTGCCTGTTACACTTGGTTCCCCAGCTTCCAGTCCAAGATCCTTCAGAGAAGATGGACACCTCACTCTTGGTTAAACTAGATGAGGGGGCTGGATGGCTCTTCAGACTTCCCTGCATTACCCCACTGTCTGTCCTGCCAGCTGGGCTCTGTAGCACAGGCCATTTGCACATGCCACCTGCCTGTAGCTTCTTCACTAGTCTTCACCATACATTTGTATTCCCATGTGGGGCCCAAATCTTCCTCTCATTCTCTCCAGGGCACCCACCCAGGGCTGGGCCTTAGAACCTGTGGCTTAGTGGGTCTGGGGTTTTTAACTGGGTGGGGTAGAAGAAAACCTAGGCCTGATTGCTCTGATCTTCCTTCAGGATTCCCATTGCACAGTTAGGGCCAAGCCTTTGAAAAGAGAGTCCAGTTCTGTGGACTGCTCCAGGTCAGAGGCTGGAGCAATGGGGTGCATGGCTTCAGTCTCAGCCACTGAACCCTCATCCTTTGGACACACCAGGGAGTCCAGCAGGCCCCAGGGACTTGGTCCTTCATCTGCGGGGGAACATGAGAGGGAATGGGTGTtcaaagggagggagacagggtggCCCTCGATTTGCACAGAGGACAGGAGGGACAGCGTCCCCTTCAGGTACCGTGGTGTCTCTGGTTCCTCACTGTGCAGTGTGTGAAGGTCAGGGCCTCTGTCTGTGCAAAAACCCAGCGGTGGGGGGAGTGATTTTGGTCTCTGTACCTCCTCAGCACTCAAGGAGGTGACTTCCTGCAGAGAAAGGTCCCCTGGGAGACAGTTTCTAACAAGTGTGTCTTCCTGGAGCTGACATTTTGGCTTGAGGTGTTTGGGACTGGAGAGGATCCCTGGGGTGGAGTCTTTGCCAGAGTCTTCCATGCACACAGCATAGGACTCGGGCCAGCTGTCCAGAATCTCTTGCGGGTTATAGGTGGCAGGGCCAGTCTTCATCCCCTGCTGTGGTGAATAGAGCAGAGCTTTGGTATCCGAGGCTGCCTGAGGTGCATAGGAGGGGGGCTGGACCTCAGGGATAGCCTTCGGAGCGTAGGATGGTGGGGACAGTGTCTGATGAGCTGGCACATTGGTAGGCTGAAGGATGGAGACATTGGACTGTTCTACGTAGGTGAGGTCAGACAGGCTGTGTCGCCGCACAACTCCAGGTGGCTCCTTGGGCCTAGACACGACCACTTGGGAGTACTGGATGGGCTGAGGCAGACTACTGGGGCCACTGAGGTCCAAGACAGGGATCAGCACATGTTCCTGGATAAAACGCAGAGGCTGAAAAGTCAGGACACGCTGGACATTCTGTGGGGAGACAAGAATCCACCCTTTAAGAcatgttttgtcttctttctcgctctctttcttttgttttaaaatgtactctggtgtatgatgtgtgtgctcATGGCCACGTGTACTTGAATGTATgtgcaagcacatgtgtgtggaaggcAGAGACCCAGCATCTTTAACTATCTTCCATCTTATATAACAAGGCAGGGTATTGAGCATGAGTGCAGAGCTCACCAGTTTGGTTGGTGTAACTAGCCACCGTGACCCGAGAATCCCCCATCTCTGTCTTTAGGACACTGGGATTCTGGATTTGGTGCCAcacccttctgccttttctgtgGGTTCGGGGATCCTAACTCTGCTCCTCACgattgtgtggcaagtgctttacccactaagccctttctccagctccatggtggttttctgcttgtttgttgGATATTGATATTGGCAGGCAAGGCCTTCTGAGAAGGTTGTTGATGCATTTCGAGCTCCATTCAAGATGTACATAATGTACACACCCTTGCCCACAGACTTCCCTCCAAATGAACCCAGTCTCTGAGGCACCTGATGCAGAAGGATCTTGGTTTGGGGTCAGcatggactacataatgagacgaGGTTTTAAAAAACCGCATCAAACAAGTAATGGACATTGAGACATCTGAGGCCCAGGTTACACCAGGCAGAGCGATTTAGGGTCCACTTGTTCAGATGATTGACAGGCAGGGAGTAGAGGGCCCAGATTCTGGGCTGCCTCAAGGTTGTGGCTTGTTCTGCTTTGAGGGACCCAGGTTGGAAAGGATAAGGATATagggaaggccagaagaggttgggAGACCATGGTAGCCAGAACTGTGGCATTATGGGTAAAGCCCTCAACCCTTCAGGTGGAGAGAGTTGTCTCCAGAGCCAAGCTGCTCAGCCTGAGGCTCTGAAGGGGACCTTGCtgctggggcagaggcagggcccaTGGCTGTGTGGGGCCCGCTGATGAGACGTGTTGACTCCCTAAGGGCTTAGCGCTAAAACTAGGTGTCGGTTATCCGAATATTGGAGGTTTCACATTACTGTCTAAAGCCGGATTctcatgaaaaaacaaacaaacaaacaaacaaacaaacaaactggcaGTGGGTGACCATGCATAGgggagttttgtttggttttaaatcttgtttttgttctgagacagggtctcactatgtagccccagctgtcttggaacttgctatgtagacctggctggtctcaaactcgcagagatcctcctacctctgcctcttgaattcCAAGGTGTGCgctgccatgcctggctattttttgtttgtttgtttagtgtgtgtgtgtgtgtgtgtgtgttccaggctAGCTATGAACTGGATATCTAGCCAAGAATGAGCTTGTGTTCCTAATTCTCTTACCTACATCTTCCTCTATGACTGGCATCACAGTGCTGGCATCACAGTGCTGGGGTttgtcaaacccagggctttgtgcatgttcgGGAatcactctacccactgagctgcaCTGCCAGCCCTTGTTATGGTttgtgagacaggctctcacaATGTAGCCTCcaccctctgagtgctggaatagCCACCACTATCCTGTGTTTTTGGtttgcttcctcttcttcttcctcctcttcctcccctctccttcctccttgtcctcttcttcctcttcctcctcctccccttctttttgttttttgttggtgatGGGGAGGGGGTGGTGAGCTTTGTAAGACAAAAATCTCCCTATGTATCTCAGGCTTGCCTGGACCTCAAGACTCTTCTGTATCTGCCTCTAGTCTTGGGATTACACAGCCGTGCCCACGCAGTGAGTGCTGGCTTTCTAAACAAATAGGTGCTCTGCAGCCCCGTGGAGTCCCAGGGCTCAGCCCTCAATGCTCCCCAAGACCTGCATCCCCACCTGGTTCTGATGCTCTCAGGGCATCCTTGCTCAATCCCACTACCCCATCACATGCCTTCCTTCCACACCCTGGCACCTGCCAGACCACCTTGGTCACCCCAATCTGCTCTGTGTGGTACATCTTTGCACTGCTCAGACTCTCTCCTGTCTTCTAGGACTTGGAGGGTCTCTCTCCGAGATGCCCCTCTCTTGGCCCAGGTGGGTGACTCACCAGGGAGTTAGGAGGTACAGGTGGCTTGGTGATGTATTTGTAGCCCAGATAACAGAGCAAGCCAACGAGGAAACCCATGGAGAAGAGCACAGCGCCCGAGAAGGAGTAGGCCCACGTCCGATCTgcaaaagaggacagaagaagggcTGTGTGAGGCTTGGAGGCCTCTGGGCTCTGTCCCCAGCAAAACTGATGTGACCTACACGGGT
Above is a window of Arvicanthis niloticus isolate mArvNil1 chromosome 5, mArvNil1.pat.X, whole genome shotgun sequence DNA encoding:
- the Il22ra1 gene encoding interleukin-22 receptor subunit alpha-1 isoform X1; translated protein: MKTLLTILTVGSLAAHTTEDTSGLLRHVKFQSSNFENILTWDGGTASTPDTVYSVEYKKYGERKWLTKAGCQRITQKFCNLTLETRNHTEFYYAQVTAVSSGGPPVTKMTDRFSSLQHTTIKPPDVTCIPKVRSIQMLVHPTLTPVLSEDGHQLTLEEIFHDLFYRLELHVNHTYQMHLEGKQREYEFLGLTPDTEFLGSITILAPILSKESAPYVCRVKTLPDRTWAYSFSGAVLFSMGFLVGLLCYLGYKYITKPPVPPNSLNVQRVLTFQPLRFIQEHVLIPVLDLSGPSSLPQPIQYSQVVVSRPKEPPGVVRRHSLSDLTYVEQSNVSILQPTNVPAHQTLSPPSYAPKAIPEVQPPSYAPQAASDTKALLYSPQQGMKTGPATYNPQEILDSWPESYAVCMEDSGKDSTPGILSSPKHLKPKCQLQEDTLVRNCLPGDLSLQEVTSLSAEEVQRPKSLPPPLGFCTDRGPDLHTLHSEEPETPRYLKGTLSLLSSVQIEGHPVSLPLNTHSLSCSPADEGPSPWGLLDSLVCPKDEGSVAETEAMHPIAPASDLEQSTELDSLFKGLALTVQWES
- the Il22ra1 gene encoding interleukin-22 receptor subunit alpha-1 isoform X2, with translation MKTLLTILTVGSLAAHTTEDTSGLLRHVKFQSSNFENILTWDGGTASTPDTVYSVEYKKYGERKWLTKAGCQRITQKFCNLTLETRNHTEFYYAQVTAVSSGGPPVTKMTDRFSSLQHTTIKPPDVTCIPKVRSIQMLVHPTLTPVLSEDGHQLTLEEIFHDLFYRLELHVNHTYQMHLEGKQREYEFLGLTPDTEFLGSITILAPILSKESAPYVCRVKTLPDRTWAYSFSGAVLFSMGFLVGLLCYLGYKYITKPPVPPNSLEHVLIPVLDLSGPSSLPQPIQYSQVVVSRPKEPPGVVRRHSLSDLTYVEQSNVSILQPTNVPAHQTLSPPSYAPKAIPEVQPPSYAPQAASDTKALLYSPQQGMKTGPATYNPQEILDSWPESYAVCMEDSGKDSTPGILSSPKHLKPKCQLQEDTLVRNCLPGDLSLQEVTSLSAEEVQRPKSLPPPLGFCTDRGPDLHTLHSEEPETPRYLKGTLSLLSSVQIEGHPVSLPLNTHSLSCSPADEGPSPWGLLDSLVCPKDEGSVAETEAMHPIAPASDLEQSTELDSLFKGLALTVQWES